AGAGTTTTCATATATTGGCTTTAAACGAGTCTTTCTCGGTGCGTAAAATTTTCATCGTTTCAATAGGATCATTCTGTTTCGCATGCCTTTGTACGGTAAGCTCGTTAACACGCATGAATGGATTGAACAGCTTTTCTTCACTTAGTAGAGAAGGAACGGTGGGTTCGGATTTTGCACGTTGCTCTTTTGCCCAAGATATACGCTTGACGACAGATTCATTGTTAGGTTCTACATGAAGTCCAAAAGCTAGGTTTTGTAGAGAATACTCATGGCCGCAATAAACGCGAGTATCATCAGGAAGGCCGCCAAGAACATCGATCAAAGCATGATACATTTGATCAGCTGTACCTTCAAAAAATCTACCACAACCACCTTGAAACAGGGTATCTCCTAAGGAAGGCAAAGAAATAATTAGAAAATTATTCTTTTCTGTTGCTTTGTTTATTTTACTCACCAGTAAATACTGCTGCTTGCCCATTTACACTGCTTGGTGgcaaataataacaaatatGACCAGAAGTATGGCATGGGGTGAATAAACATTGAATTTCTAGGTTTCCCACTTGAAGTTTATCTCCATGAGAGActtttttgttcaaagctccAATGCGATCATCCCCACCATAAACTGCAAGACCAGGTACAAGTTTTACCAGTTCTTCATTTCCTCCAGCATGATCCCtgttatttacattaaatCATCAAGGATAAAATGCTATTATTAAATAAACAGCAAGTTATACCAATGGTGGTGGGTAGTTAGGACAGTTGTCAACTTCACGTTTTCCTGATTAGCCATTTCAATCACTTTACTAGGGTTTACTGGATCTACTACTGCAGCTTCATTTGAACTCTCATCAATCAACTTTCAAGTAATATAGTATCAAATTTAAATGGTTAGAAAAGTTTCATAAATAAGTATACCAAATACATGTAGTTGTCTTGCAAGGCTGGTATGATATGGACTTTCATCTTCAAGTCAACACAGGTTTTGAGCTGGCTATGATTTCCTGAACCAAAGGCCCTCCAAGCAGAAACTATATTACACACataagagaaaataaaatacatattATTAGTTAATCAGTTCAATTTCACAAAAAATCTCTGAACTAACACCGAAAATAAGCCGAAGTTAGGGCTTGTAAAACCGATTCCGGTAGAAGACGAACAAGggtattcatttgttttgattttttttttctttttttaagggCCACCTTGCTGAAACAAGATCAGGCTGGTCGCGCACAACTAGACGATACGTCTGGAATAGCTACGGCGTCACTTTTTAGCGATGCTTATCGTCTAGACGATGAGTTATCATGGTCCTATACTCCTTACCATGCTTATGATTGTTGTGTAATATATTACACCGTTAACTTTTATCATTTCATTAAATAAGCTCTGAATTTTGCATGCTGCGTGGGTTCATGGAAGGTCTTCAGTACTTTAGATATTTTTATagtaatttcattaaaataaATAGATTCCAATGTATCAATAGATGCACTTGATCATGAGGATTTAATAAATGATAATCTTAGGCTTGATTAGTAATGTTACAACACTAAAAAGTTTCACACCCCCTAAattaacaaaatcaaaaaattatttgtgaCCTTGGTAAAACTTAaaatatcttatagaaatggatagctcttgacaaGATCTATCCAATTTTGTAAcatttaaaatacaaaaaaagcaaaacaaaaagtttcaaaaagtGATTCTACTTTTCCGTTTTGTCAGAAAGGTTGAGTCATTGCACTGAAGACTGAACCACAAAAACGGAAAAGTAGAATCACTAacagggctcggccccgattacctgAACCCAAAAAACCGCACCGAACTACCTGAAAAAATGGCAGATCGGTTGCGACCAGGGTAGGTAGTTTTCAAGGGGTTGTTTTCAAGCGGTTCGGTTCAAAATACCCGAGTGAAACCGATAGACCCGGCACCATCTTCAAAAAATGGTGGATGCGTGGCGCCAAATGACAAAACCATGAAAAATACGATGAGTTACCCGAATTTTAAgcttaaataaaatttctggGTAAGAATTCGGGGCAAAAGTCAGGTAACCAGATCAGAAATCAGTGTAATTGGGGTAACAGACCGGGTTTTTGGAACCGATTTAGCTTCTTTCCATTACACCGGTTTTACCCGGAAGTCGACCAAAATGCCAAGGCAGGAAAAAAGACCACCTAAACCCGATAGAACCGCACCGAAAACCGAAATGACCTAACCGATCGGTCAAAACAGCTACCCGATCGACGCGGGTCCGAATCACTAATcattttttcgtttgatttttaGTTCTAAGTCAATGTGGCAAAGTTGGCAATgaagcatttctttttcagacGACAGacaaatataaatatttaaaaaaaaatatcttgagATTATTATTAACTTAAAAAGATCGTGGAATGGATATTGAAAAGACGCAACAGTTTCTGATTCAAACTGAAACTGCTGCACAAGAGATTCTTATCACCAAAGATGAACTAGTAGCATTAGATTTCAGGCGCCAGAAAACGCGCGAAGCATTTAGAGCTTTGAAGAATGACATGATACCTGGTGAAAAGGCATGGATGTCAGTTGGAAATATGTTCGTGAAAACAAGAACATTAAAAGCGCAAAACTTATTAGAACGAGGTAGTATAAAACTCACGTGTCATTCAATATAGAATATTGCACTTACTGATTATTAATGCAGAGATGAAAGAACTTGATAAAGATATATCTGACCTTCACAACAAGCTCAAAGAACAAGTCAAAATGCTTAGAGATCTTGAAGGAAAACCAGAATTGAAAGGATTTGACCTACAACCAATCACAAAAGAGGCTGACATTATAATGAAAGCACTTTCTAAGTGATCTGTAATGTACCCAATaagttattttctttgattgATGATTTCTGTTATATCCTCTGGATTCTCCTCTTCATCCTGGAAATCTTGTTTCAGATAAAGTGTGGGAGAGAGATTCAATGTGAAGCAAAGTTTTGATACAGTGTCACGATCCAAATAAGTCATGAAATTTGGAATAGTTGTTTTCATCCCATCCAAAGTTTGAAGAGCTTCGTTGTGCATTTGGTGATCAACATATAGTTGAAAAATTGTGGCATAAACATTTCCTGGCCTCAAAATGCCCAAGTCCATACCAGGTGAGCTAAGAATGCTTTCAAACTGAGGAATCACTTGAGAGTTTGTCGCAGACATTTGCTTGATGTTGATAAACTGCTCGAGAAAAGCCATTTTCATGGCAAGCATATTTGACTTTGTCGACTGATTGTTTTCGGGGGTTTTCGAAACTATTTTATGAGCTTCTTTTAAAGCGTCTCATTGCATTATCATAGCTCTGGTATTCGTCCACCTCGGCCTACAAAGAAAGCAAGGGCGAACTGATATAGCTTTCAAAATGTTATCTTTAGAACTTGTTCCACGAACCTGCGCACAAGCTTCATAAAACCCTACAAGAAGATCAAGTGATCTAGCTTTTGTGTAGAAAGTAACAATATGCTTCACATATTCCGGATGCGAGCGCCAATCCAATGTTTGTAAATAGTTCCCAGCAAGTATGTAAATGTCTGGCTGCCGGGATACGTTCGCGAAGAATATTACTCGATCAGTGTCGCCCGATTTCATGAGAGCTTTCATCGCTTGGTACTACAACAACCGATTCGCGCAAAGAACCGGGTTAATCAAATGAATTATTATCCAAAATGtaggaaaagaaattgaataatgTACTTTATCTCCAGCTTGAGTGAACTTTTTGGCAGCTAATTGGTAGTCACCCTGACGTTGAGCAACTTCGGCCAACTGGAGCAGCAATCGACTATTGTTATCGGCACTTCCTAGTTGATCAGCTAAGGCTTCTGTCAGCGTAACGTTGAATTTCAAACACATGTCAACGGCATCGGAATACTGTTAAAGACAAGTAGGCATTAGATTCCAGGTAACTGTTTTCCTGGAAATGGGATATGCACTAGAGCTTACCTTCCCTGCCATTACGAGCAAATCAACTGCCGCGCCATAGTGCCGATGACTCGCTAAGTAATCAGCACAGCGTTGTAATGAAGCAGGGTTGGAATTTTTGTCCAGACGTCTGGACAATTCTAACACAGCTTCATGCTGCTCCGTTCTGCGCAAGACAAATGATACTGTAGATTTAAGGAGAATGCAAGTGGAACGATTTGTGGAGATCATTTTCGTGCGAGACCCCGCCATATCTTTGGTAAGATATTACCTGGATGCCAAATCAAGGGCAGTGTCAAGTAATCCGGCTTTGCTATAAAGCATAACGGCTCGGTCGAATCTCGGCT
This sequence is a window from Daphnia magna isolate NIES linkage group LG7, ASM2063170v1.1, whole genome shotgun sequence. Protein-coding genes within it:
- the LOC116926546 gene encoding hydroxyacylglutathione hydrolase, mitochondrial isoform X1: MNTLVRLLPESVLQALTSAYFRFSAWRAFGSGNHSQLKTCVDLKMKVHIIPALQDNYMYLLIDESSNEAAVVDPVNPSKVIEMANQENVKLTTVLTTHHHWDHAGGNEELVKLVPGLAVYGGDDRIGALNKKVSHGDKLQVGNLEIQCLFTPCHTSGHICYYLPPSSVNGQAAVFTGDTLFQGGCGRFFEGTADQMYHALIDVLGGLPDDTRVYCGHEYSLQNLAFGLHVEPNNESVVKRISWAKEQRAKSEPTVPSLLSEEKLFNPFMRVNELTVQRHAKQNDPIETMKILRTEKDSFKANI
- the LOC116926591 gene encoding p53 and DNA damage-regulated protein 1; amino-acid sequence: MDIEKTQQFLIQTETAAQEILITKDELVALDFRRQKTREAFRALKNDMIPGEKAWMSVGNMFVKTRTLKAQNLLEREMKELDKDISDLHNKLKEQVKMLRDLEGKPELKGFDLQPITKEADIIMKALSK
- the LOC116926546 gene encoding hydroxyacylglutathione hydrolase, mitochondrial isoform X2, giving the protein MKVHIIPALQDNYMYLLIDESSNEAAVVDPVNPSKVIEMANQENVKLTTVLTTHHHWDHAGGNEELVKLVPGLAVYGGDDRIGALNKKVSHGDKLQVGNLEIQCLFTPCHTSGHICYYLPPSSVNGQAAVFTGDTLFQGGCGRFFEGTADQMYHALIDVLGGLPDDTRVYCGHEYSLQNLAFGLHVEPNNESVVKRISWAKEQRAKSEPTVPSLLSEEKLFNPFMRVNELTVQRHAKQNDPIETMKILRTEKDSFKANI